In Campylobacter sp. 2014D-0216, the following proteins share a genomic window:
- a CDS encoding DEAD/DEAH box helicase: protein MKQEIIELQNEAVNSLFNLAIQGKENITLKAPTGSGKTYMMASLMNKMLEIDDDFIFIVSTLSKGKLAGQNFESFANLSLNTFTRLNPFYISSGAENTKNTEYSLYIDINHNVFVLPTSQYTKASRISKEKSLLVFLETCKNLGKKIILIRDESHIATNQLNELSNYFTQVINFSATPKNDQFDVCISENDAVNANLIKKVEYIEDEEDLESGLSKALDKFKSIKAVYNKEGIVPAFIIQISNQNNAEYEMEIIKKVLKEKDLKWVCFVEKENGYESNSRLEKVKNKSLWQNYVKQNDFPIDVVIFKMVITEGFDMPRACMLYQVRNSQSKQLDEQVIGRIRRNPCLTYFEKLDKNTQEIFSTAYVYGIKPKEDQNKRTKVKLKGEINKGLFENEIIKEFAPFKITVLREVALDDIDISDCINNDIEYYNESIFKAYKKFQSCSDKVKEKQRDFVTDFNKWFVFNANLDNISNKVSSVVEDYEKYGDVVEVQLRDDIYSFFDSNGKPAIINDWIWTNKEDEFQFDSEAEEKWFKILSKIKNKCCKTIEVEGELVYLFGKNFIDKSNIKFDYYHTRKHTSYPDFIFKDKQNKIHIFEVKSVNKSSSSNIDETSYKEKIKKLKEAYIYASEKTGYIFYLPVKIDNNWKIWKCENGVVKENINEEMFVEYMKGKK, encoded by the coding sequence ATGAAACAAGAAATTATAGAATTACAAAATGAAGCTGTAAATTCCTTGTTTAATTTAGCTATACAAGGGAAAGAAAATATCACCTTAAAAGCACCCACTGGAAGTGGTAAAACATATATGATGGCAAGCTTGATGAATAAAATGCTAGAAATCGATGATGATTTTATCTTTATAGTTTCTACTCTTTCTAAAGGAAAATTAGCAGGACAAAATTTTGAAAGTTTTGCAAATCTATCTTTAAATACTTTTACAAGATTAAACCCTTTTTACATTAGTAGTGGTGCAGAAAATACAAAAAATACAGAATATAGTCTATATATTGATATAAATCATAATGTGTTTGTTTTGCCTACTTCACAATATACTAAAGCAAGTAGAATTAGTAAAGAAAAAAGCTTATTAGTATTTTTAGAAACTTGTAAAAATCTAGGTAAAAAAATAATTTTAATAAGAGATGAAAGCCATATAGCTACAAATCAGCTAAATGAGTTATCAAATTATTTTACTCAAGTTATTAACTTTTCAGCTACTCCCAAAAACGATCAATTTGATGTTTGTATATCAGAAAATGACGCTGTTAATGCAAATTTGATTAAAAAAGTAGAATATATAGAAGATGAAGAAGATTTAGAAAGTGGATTAAGCAAAGCTTTAGATAAATTTAAAAGCATTAAAGCAGTTTATAATAAAGAAGGGATAGTTCCTGCTTTTATAATACAAATTTCTAATCAAAATAATGCAGAATATGAAATGGAAATCATCAAAAAAGTTTTGAAAGAAAAAGATTTAAAATGGGTATGTTTTGTAGAAAAAGAAAATGGCTATGAAAGTAATAGTAGATTAGAAAAAGTAAAAAATAAAAGCCTGTGGCAAAACTATGTTAAACAAAATGATTTTCCTATTGATGTTGTAATCTTTAAAATGGTTATAACAGAAGGCTTTGATATGCCTAGAGCTTGTATGCTTTATCAAGTTAGAAATTCACAATCTAAACAACTTGATGAGCAAGTTATTGGGCGTATAAGGCGTAATCCTTGTTTAACATATTTTGAAAAATTAGATAAAAATACTCAAGAAATTTTTAGCACAGCTTATGTTTATGGTATAAAACCTAAAGAAGATCAAAATAAACGCACAAAAGTGAAATTAAAGGGTGAAATTAATAAAGGTTTATTTGAAAACGAAATAATTAAAGAATTTGCTCCATTTAAAATCACTGTTCTTAGAGAGGTTGCTTTAGATGATATAGATATATCAGATTGTATTAACAATGATATAGAATACTATAATGAGTCTATTTTTAAAGCTTATAAAAAATTTCAATCTTGTAGTGATAAAGTAAAAGAAAAGCAAAGAGATTTTGTTACAGATTTTAATAAATGGTTTGTGTTTAATGCTAATTTAGATAATATCAGCAATAAGGTAAGTTCTGTTGTTGAAGATTATGAAAAATATGGAGATGTAGTTGAAGTTCAATTAAGAGATGATATTTATAGTTTTTTTGATAGCAATGGAAAGCCTGCCATAATTAATGATTGGATTTGGACTAATAAAGAAGATGAATTTCAATTTGATAGTGAAGCTGAAGAGAAATGGTTTAAAATTCTTAGCAAAATAAAAAACAAATGTTGTAAAACTATAGAAGTTGAAGGCGAACTGGTTTATTTGTTTGGTAAGAATTTCATAGATAAATCAAATATTAAATTTGATTATTATCACACAAGAAAACACACAAGTTATCCTGACTTTATCTTTAAAGATAAGCAAAATAAAATTCATATTTTTGAAGTAAAAAGTGTAAATAAAAGTAGTTCTTCAAATATAGATGAGACTTCATATAAAGAAAAAATTAAAAAACTAAAAGAAGCTTATATTTATGCAAGCGAAAAAACAGGGTATATTTTTTACCTTCCCGTGAAAATTGATAATAATTGGAAAATATGGAAATGTGAAAATGGAGTGGTTAAAGAAAATATAAATGAAGAAATGTTTGTTGAATATATGAAAGGTAAAAAGTAG
- the ruvC gene encoding crossover junction endodeoxyribonuclease RuvC, protein MKVLGIDPGSRYCGYAIVERINNKNQLIEAGLIKIKPNDLQYQITELCEGLDLIFKNHQFDEVAIEDIFFAYNPKTVLKLAQFRGALSLKILQTHGEFAEYTPLQVKKTVTGKAKATKEQVAFMVKRLLGISKDIKPLDITDAIAVALTHLANLRVKK, encoded by the coding sequence TTGAAGGTGTTAGGGATAGATCCTGGTTCTAGGTATTGTGGATACGCTATCGTAGAAAGGATTAATAATAAAAATCAACTCATAGAAGCAGGGCTTATTAAAATCAAGCCTAATGATTTGCAGTATCAAATCACAGAATTATGCGAAGGACTTGATCTGATCTTTAAAAATCATCAGTTTGATGAGGTAGCTATCGAAGATATATTTTTTGCTTATAATCCAAAAACAGTGTTAAAATTAGCTCAATTTCGTGGTGCTTTGAGTTTAAAAATTCTACAAACTCATGGAGAATTTGCAGAGTATACGCCTTTACAAGTTAAAAAAACGGTAACAGGTAAAGCAAAAGCTACTAAGGAACAAGTAGCTTTTATGGTAAAAAGATTGCTTGGAATTTCAAAAGATATCAAGCCACTTGATATCACAGATGCTATCGCAGTGGCTTTGACACATTTAGCAAATTTGAGAGTGAAAAAGTGA
- a CDS encoding DUF945 family protein, translating into MKKIIAGVVVVVLLLVAFFATTFYINSINEKIFAQMSQNTDYYNVEDVNYTKGFLNSKGSFLAQLNDLPYTFKVNIDFSNNFFASNNAVISVLNENEDLKNIFPNEEIFKILVSAKGDDIAINAKINDINFTHDNAQLIINNTAFKITATTESVKHMQLDLGYILVKQLSHDEKLEIQNMQISEFPLAKLSFSDIFTPSRNSEQNISIDKISFKSHSIFDLDKLKVFARTAPNTQSDYDSVLKLDLAKFNLEDEENLALNNIKLELNLNNLSKKAYDSLLQNSNMDIFSMMVLTSQFLKANPEIILNNLSFDKDGKKFDANGQAIFTENNIKSQFHANTEILPSQIWSIFGDFDNYFVDKNGTYMLDFIYDDTNKSDVTTIINGERLTINPQ; encoded by the coding sequence ATGAAGAAAATTATCGCAGGTGTTGTGGTAGTGGTTTTGCTACTCGTAGCGTTTTTCGCAACAACTTTTTATATCAACTCTATCAATGAAAAAATCTTTGCTCAAATGAGTCAAAACACTGATTATTACAATGTTGAAGATGTAAATTATACTAAAGGCTTTTTAAATTCTAAAGGTAGCTTCCTAGCCCAGCTTAATGACTTGCCTTATACTTTTAAAGTAAACATAGATTTCTCAAACAACTTCTTTGCAAGTAACAATGCTGTTATTTCTGTCTTAAATGAAAATGAAGATTTAAAAAACATCTTCCCAAATGAAGAAATTTTTAAAATTCTAGTTAGCGCAAAAGGCGATGATATAGCGATAAATGCAAAAATTAACGATATTAACTTTACGCATGATAATGCACAATTAATCATCAACAACACTGCTTTTAAAATCACAGCAACAACTGAATCTGTAAAGCATATGCAACTTGATTTGGGTTATATTTTAGTAAAACAGCTTTCACACGATGAAAAACTAGAAATTCAAAATATGCAAATTTCTGAATTTCCTTTAGCTAAATTAAGCTTTAGTGATATCTTCACTCCTAGCAGAAATAGCGAACAAAACATAAGCATTGATAAGATCAGCTTTAAAAGCCATAGCATTTTTGATCTTGATAAGTTAAAAGTTTTTGCAAGAACCGCACCTAATACACAAAGTGATTATGATAGTGTTTTAAAACTTGATCTTGCTAAATTTAACCTAGAAGATGAGGAAAACCTAGCCTTAAATAACATCAAACTAGAACTAAATCTCAACAATCTTTCAAAAAAAGCTTATGATAGTTTATTGCAAAATTCAAATATGGATATTTTCTCTATGATGGTTTTAACAAGTCAATTTTTAAAAGCAAATCCTGAAATCATCTTAAACAACCTTAGTTTTGATAAAGATGGTAAAAAATTTGATGCGAATGGACAAGCCATTTTCACAGAAAACAACATCAAATCACAATTTCACGCAAATACTGAAATTCTTCCAAGCCAAATTTGGTCTATTTTTGGAGACTTTGATAATTATTTTGTAGATAAAAATGGCACTTATATGCTTGATTTTATCTATGATGATACTAACAAAAGCGATGTTACTACCATTATCAATGGTGAAAGACTTACCATAAATCCACAATGA
- the hemJ gene encoding protoporphyrinogen oxidase HemJ, whose protein sequence is MLDFLTDWYLWIKMVHYLAFVSWMAGLFYLPRLFVYHVEHKDNKGFVDVVKIQERKLYFYIQTPAMVVTLITGSLMLHANKALMVGSGFMHAKLTCALLLIIYHVQNYYYLKQLQNDKCQRSGKFFRAYNEVPTVLFIIIAIMMIIRPF, encoded by the coding sequence ATGTTAGATTTTTTAACTGACTGGTATTTGTGGATTAAAATGGTGCATTATTTAGCTTTTGTTTCGTGGATGGCGGGTTTGTTTTATTTGCCAAGACTTTTTGTCTATCATGTCGAACATAAAGACAATAAAGGCTTTGTAGATGTAGTAAAAATTCAAGAAAGAAAATTGTATTTTTACATTCAAACTCCTGCGATGGTGGTGACTTTGATCACGGGTAGTTTAATGCTTCATGCTAATAAAGCTTTGATGGTTGGTTCAGGTTTTATGCATGCTAAATTAACCTGTGCATTGCTTTTGATCATTTATCATGTGCAAAATTATTATTATTTAAAACAACTTCAAAATGATAAATGTCAAAGAAGTGGAAAATTCTTTAGAGCATACAATGAAGTACCAACGGTGTTGTTTATCATCATTGCTATCATGATGATAATAAGACCATTTTAG
- a CDS encoding replication-associated recombination protein A, with translation MTNLSLTFRPKTLDEVLGQENLVEIFKKFIQVSKLPHSVFFGPAGCGKTSFARAIAYEYKLDFYEFDGGNFKLEELRKILTKYENSLYKPLIFIDEVHRLSKTQQEMLLIPLENQKCLFIGASTENPYFTLTSGIRSRSMLFEFKGLEYKDLEKLATKVQEKFQCKIDDDAKDFLITSSANDARSFLNLCEFALALDSTHITLETLKKLRANVLSDGTSSKDTHYRLASSMIKSLRGSDVDASLYYLARLIDGGESADFIARRLVIFASEDISNANPQALNLATSTLIAVKNIGYPEARIILAQCVVFLASSPKSNSSYLAINEALNYVQNNPALKILPYLDNNNPQRKNYLYPHDFGGWVKQRYLEKDLKFYHSKGIGFEAQLDLWLNDMKRVKK, from the coding sequence ATGACAAATTTAAGTTTAACTTTTCGTCCTAAAACTTTAGATGAGGTTTTAGGACAAGAAAATTTAGTAGAAATTTTTAAAAAATTCATACAAGTTTCAAAGCTTCCTCATAGTGTATTTTTTGGCCCAGCAGGTTGTGGAAAGACTTCTTTTGCAAGAGCGATAGCGTATGAATACAAACTCGACTTTTATGAGTTTGATGGAGGGAATTTTAAACTTGAAGAGCTTAGAAAAATACTAACTAAATATGAAAATTCTTTATATAAACCTTTGATCTTTATCGATGAGGTGCATAGGCTTTCAAAAACCCAACAAGAAATGCTTTTGATCCCTTTGGAAAATCAAAAATGCCTTTTCATAGGTGCAAGCACTGAAAACCCCTACTTTACTTTAACTTCAGGTATAAGAAGCAGAAGTATGCTTTTTGAATTTAAAGGTTTAGAGTATAAAGACTTAGAAAAACTTGCCACAAAGGTACAAGAAAAATTCCAATGCAAAATCGATGATGATGCCAAAGACTTTTTGATCACTTCTAGTGCAAATGATGCAAGAAGTTTTTTAAATTTATGTGAGTTTGCTTTGGCTTTAGATAGCACTCATATCACACTTGAAACTTTGAAAAAATTAAGAGCAAATGTTTTAAGCGATGGTACTTCAAGCAAAGACACACACTATAGACTAGCTAGTTCTATGATAAAAAGCTTAAGAGGAAGTGATGTAGATGCGAGTTTGTATTATCTTGCGAGGTTGATCGATGGGGGCGAAAGTGCGGATTTTATCGCTAGAAGATTAGTGATATTTGCAAGTGAAGATATCTCAAATGCAAACCCACAAGCACTTAACCTAGCCACAAGCACACTCATAGCAGTAAAAAACATAGGCTATCCTGAAGCTAGGATCATCTTGGCACAATGTGTGGTGTTTTTAGCAAGTTCGCCTAAGTCAAACTCAAGCTATCTTGCTATAAATGAAGCACTAAATTATGTACAAAACAACCCTGCATTAAAAATACTCCCTTATCTTGATAATAACAACCCACAAAGAAAAAACTACCTTTACCCGCATGATTTTGGGGGTTGGGTTAAACAAAGATATCTAGAAAAAGATTTGAAATTTTATCATAGCAAAGGCATAGGTTTTGAAGCACAGCTAGACTTATGGCTAAATGATATGAAAAGAGTTAAAAAGTGA
- a CDS encoding coproporphyrinogen III oxidase family protein, with the protein MNFLQNLALSYSHKAMQKSLENGFDVKLLKEGQEKKVNPKKSYMLYAHIPFCHTFCPYCSFHKYYYNEDLAKRYFESLREEIKQIKDKGFDFTSMYVGGGTTLINEEELAKTLELCKKLFNIKEISCETDPNHIDPKKLEMFKGLIDRLSCGIQSFDDDTLKKVARYHKFGSSKELQEKLSKAIGVLPIMSIDLIFNFPSQTKEQLLNDLEIAKSLKPQQITTYPLMKSNLTKDNIAKTLGVSFKDNEFEFYKIIIDFFKDYERNNAWSFSLEKSNFNDEYVSSHHEYLGVGSGAFSFLDGELLINAFNLNDYSKLIKEKQNANIAKANFSRKEIIKYVFLTEMFAGKIEIDKFNKTLECNLEKDLFIELLGLKLSKAIKKENNTLYTSEFGRYLFMVLMKDFYTGMDLVRAVFRDDKRLQDKERINIMQENVDPLDFKSMEFKG; encoded by the coding sequence ATGAATTTTTTACAAAACCTAGCTCTTTCTTACTCACACAAAGCTATGCAAAAATCTTTAGAAAATGGTTTTGATGTTAAACTTTTAAAAGAAGGGCAAGAAAAAAAAGTAAATCCCAAAAAATCATATATGCTTTATGCGCATATACCATTTTGTCATACTTTTTGTCCATATTGTAGTTTTCATAAGTATTATTATAACGAAGACTTAGCAAAAAGATATTTTGAAAGTTTAAGAGAAGAAATCAAACAAATCAAAGACAAAGGATTTGATTTTACTTCTATGTATGTAGGTGGTGGCACTACTTTAATCAACGAAGAAGAACTCGCTAAAACCTTAGAGCTTTGCAAAAAATTATTTAACATCAAAGAAATTTCTTGCGAAACCGATCCAAATCATATTGACCCAAAAAAATTAGAAATGTTTAAAGGGCTGATAGATCGCTTAAGCTGTGGTATACAAAGCTTTGATGATGATACCTTAAAAAAAGTAGCAAGATACCATAAATTTGGCTCTAGCAAAGAACTTCAAGAAAAGCTTTCTAAGGCCATAGGAGTGCTTCCTATCATGAGTATTGATTTGATTTTTAATTTTCCTTCCCAAACTAAGGAACAATTACTCAATGATTTAGAAATAGCCAAAAGCCTAAAACCTCAACAAATCACAACCTACCCTCTAATGAAGTCAAACCTCACAAAAGATAACATTGCAAAAACTCTAGGAGTAAGTTTTAAAGATAATGAGTTTGAATTTTATAAAATCATTATAGATTTTTTCAAAGATTATGAAAGAAATAATGCATGGTCATTTTCTTTAGAAAAAAGCAACTTTAACGATGAGTATGTAAGCAGCCACCATGAATATTTGGGTGTAGGAAGTGGGGCTTTTAGCTTTTTAGATGGAGAACTTTTGATCAATGCTTTTAATTTAAATGATTATTCTAAACTCATCAAAGAAAAGCAAAATGCTAATATCGCTAAAGCTAATTTTAGCAGAAAAGAAATCATCAAGTATGTCTTTTTAACCGAAATGTTTGCCGGTAAAATCGAGATCGATAAATTTAATAAAACCTTAGAATGCAACCTAGAAAAAGATCTTTTTATAGAGCTTTTAGGTCTTAAACTAAGCAAAGCTATAAAAAAAGAAAACAACACTTTATACACAAGTGAATTTGGGCGTTATTTATTTATGGTTTTGATGAAAGATTTTTATACGGGTATGGATTTAGTGCGTGCAGTTTTTAGAGATGATAAACGCTTACAAGATAAAGAACGCATTAACATCATGCAAGAAAATGTCGATCCGCTTGATTTTAAAAGTATGGAGTTTAAAGGGTAA
- the glmM gene encoding phosphoglucosamine mutase, producing the protein MKLFGTDGVRGKAGEFLDSFLAMRLAMAAGIYFKDKAITNNILVGKDTRRSGYMIENAIVSGLTSIGYNVIEIGPMPTPAIAFLTEDMRCDAGIMISASHNPYYDNGIKFFDAHGNKLDEQAEAKIEEIYFNDKLIEEARTTKSQIGQAKRIDDVIGRYIVSIKNSFPKELTLKSLRVVLDVAHGASYKVAPTVFKELGADVIVINDKPNGLNINENCGALHPLNLALEVKKFRADVGFAFDGDADRLVVVDEKGEVAHGDSLLGVLALFLKKQGRLKSSVVSTIMSNGALKEFLAKHKITHETCNVGDKYVLEKLKECGGNFGGEQSGHIIFSDYAKTGDGLVAALQFSALMLSEKKSASEILNQVKPYPQLLHNLKISEKKDLSKLAGLEELKKDLEKKGISSLFRYSGTENLIRLLLEAKDIKLLEKEMKVVEGFFMKALNA; encoded by the coding sequence ATGAAACTTTTTGGAACAGATGGAGTACGCGGTAAAGCGGGTGAATTTTTGGATTCGTTTTTGGCGATGCGTTTAGCTATGGCTGCTGGAATTTACTTTAAAGATAAGGCTATTACAAACAATATCTTAGTTGGAAAAGACACAAGAAGAAGTGGCTATATGATAGAAAATGCTATCGTTTCAGGACTTACTTCGATAGGTTATAATGTGATAGAAATAGGTCCTATGCCAACACCTGCCATTGCGTTTTTAACTGAAGATATGCGTTGTGATGCGGGGATCATGATATCAGCTTCGCATAATCCTTACTATGATAATGGTATTAAATTTTTTGATGCACATGGAAATAAACTTGATGAACAAGCAGAAGCAAAAATAGAAGAAATTTATTTTAATGACAAACTCATTGAAGAAGCAAGAACAACAAAATCACAAATTGGTCAAGCAAAAAGAATTGATGATGTGATAGGAAGATATATTGTTTCTATAAAAAATTCTTTTCCTAAAGAGTTGACTTTAAAGTCTTTGCGTGTTGTGCTAGATGTGGCTCATGGGGCTTCTTATAAGGTTGCACCTACGGTTTTTAAAGAGCTTGGCGCAGATGTGATTGTGATCAATGATAAGCCAAATGGTTTAAATATCAATGAAAATTGCGGTGCGTTACACCCTTTAAATTTAGCTTTAGAAGTAAAGAAATTTAGAGCAGATGTGGGCTTTGCTTTTGATGGAGATGCGGATCGTTTGGTCGTTGTAGATGAAAAAGGTGAAGTGGCTCATGGAGACAGTCTTTTAGGTGTTTTAGCTTTGTTTTTGAAAAAACAAGGCAGATTAAAATCAAGCGTAGTAAGCACGATCATGAGTAATGGTGCTTTAAAAGAGTTTTTAGCTAAACATAAAATCACGCATGAAACTTGCAATGTGGGCGATAAATATGTGCTTGAAAAGCTCAAAGAATGTGGCGGAAATTTTGGCGGGGAGCAAAGTGGACACATCATTTTTAGCGACTATGCTAAGACCGGAGATGGTTTAGTAGCGGCGTTGCAATTTAGCGCTTTGATGTTAAGTGAGAAAAAAAGCGCGAGTGAAATTTTAAATCAAGTCAAGCCTTACCCTCAACTTTTACATAATCTAAAAATTTCAGAGAAAAAAGACTTAAGTAAACTTGCAGGCTTGGAAGAGTTGAAAAAAGATTTAGAAAAAAAAGGAATTTCTAGTTTGTTTAGATATTCAGGTACAGAAAATTTGATACGCTTATTGCTAGAGGCAAAAGACATTAAGCTTTTAGAAAAAGAAATGAAAGTCGTAGAAGGCTTTTTTATGAAAGCATTGAATGCATAA
- a CDS encoding DUF305 domain-containing protein — protein sequence MKFKIMVSSLVLASSLLASNSHHAHHGSSESISAQIMMSMHEAMMKNPLVQSNDIERDFLANMIPHHQGAIDSSKLLLEHTKSEEMKKIAQNIIKVQEKEIQEFQEILNENLYTKTQIDEETYKKFVQEEKELMQKMMILMSSVKESKNINKDFLEAMIAHHQGAVDASKQILFYSKDETIREIAKKIILDQEKEIQDFTNLLKYM from the coding sequence ATGAAATTTAAAATTATGGTTTCAAGTTTGGTTTTAGCGAGTTCTTTGCTTGCTTCTAATTCTCATCATGCTCACCATGGATCTTCTGAAAGTATATCAGCACAAATCATGATGAGTATGCACGAAGCGATGATGAAAAACCCTTTAGTGCAAAGCAATGATATAGAAAGAGATTTTTTAGCTAATATGATCCCACACCATCAAGGTGCGATTGACTCATCAAAGCTTTTGTTAGAGCATACTAAAAGCGAAGAGATGAAAAAAATCGCTCAAAATATCATCAAAGTTCAAGAAAAAGAAATCCAAGAATTTCAAGAAATTTTAAATGAAAATCTTTACACAAAAACTCAAATCGATGAGGAAACTTATAAAAAATTTGTCCAAGAAGAAAAAGAACTCATGCAAAAAATGATGATTTTAATGAGTTCAGTTAAAGAAAGTAAAAACATCAATAAAGACTTTCTAGAAGCGATGATAGCACACCATCAAGGTGCGGTAGATGCTTCAAAACAAATTTTATTTTACTCTAAAGATGAAACTATAAGAGAAATCGCTAAAAAAATCATCTTAGATCAAGAAAAAGAAATTCAAGATTTTACGAATTTATTAAAATATATGTAA
- a CDS encoding site-specific DNA-methyltransferase: MERNELQSLQELKEEEKIKILDRTNNGILEKENADFLIKLIDNAENKTEVLKISALGMTYKRTGFHFDVRLEKNEGQTIRYLKKNENLSFDQGGITHKLIIGDNYPALLNLLINYKNKIKVIYIDPPYGKDHLGAFAQTNYNNAITRDNLLSMLYPRLILARQLLKDDGVIFCSIDDRNQAYVKCLFDEVFGEGNFVSTLIWRKIEENSSSGGTMKITKNFRKDHEFIICYAKNYDLFLTNKFLELPNFENEYKNLDNDPRGEFKAGSISMKGNKNSLKYYEIETPSGKKYSRVWRITKEEFQALDDDNRIYYGKNKDSVPQIKIFINEERPVTPTSFFENLGSSFSAGEYLNKIFKNDKGESIFSNPKPVDLIKRICETSTNTNQNDIILDFFAGSGTTGHAVLELNKQDGGNRQFILVTNNEITDSNPNGIALDVTSKRLKRIMSGECYDESKDFKWLEKNTPYGDSLEVSEIQSIASSDHSVFEKIDEKLYGKDFENIHDKIEWICKEFELTCRKIEGE, from the coding sequence ATGGAAAGAAATGAATTGCAAAGCTTACAAGAATTAAAAGAAGAAGAAAAAATAAAAATTTTAGATCGTACAAACAATGGTATATTAGAAAAAGAAAATGCAGATTTTTTAATAAAACTTATCGATAATGCAGAAAATAAAACAGAAGTTTTGAAAATATCAGCTCTAGGAATGACTTATAAAAGAACAGGTTTTCATTTTGATGTGCGTTTGGAGAAAAATGAAGGACAAACAATAAGATATTTAAAAAAGAATGAAAATCTTAGTTTTGATCAAGGTGGAATTACTCATAAACTTATAATAGGCGATAATTATCCTGCTCTTTTAAATCTTTTAATTAACTACAAAAACAAAATTAAAGTAATTTATATAGATCCACCTTATGGAAAAGATCATTTAGGTGCATTTGCGCAAACTAATTACAACAATGCAATCACAAGAGATAATTTGCTTTCTATGCTTTATCCAAGATTAATACTAGCAAGACAACTTTTAAAAGATGATGGTGTTATTTTTTGTAGTATTGATGATAGAAATCAAGCTTATGTTAAATGTTTGTTTGACGAAGTTTTTGGAGAAGGAAATTTTGTGAGCACATTAATATGGCGAAAAATCGAAGAAAATAGTTCTTCCGGTGGTACAATGAAAATAACAAAGAATTTTAGAAAAGATCATGAATTTATTATTTGTTATGCAAAAAACTACGATTTATTCTTAACTAATAAATTTTTGGAATTACCAAATTTTGAAAATGAATATAAGAATTTAGATAATGATCCTAGAGGGGAATTTAAAGCAGGTTCAATTAGTATGAAAGGTAATAAAAATTCATTAAAATATTATGAAATTGAAACCCCAAGTGGAAAAAAATATAGTAGAGTTTGGAGAATTACAAAAGAAGAATTTCAGGCGTTAGATGATGATAATAGAATTTATTACGGGAAAAATAAAGATTCTGTACCCCAAATTAAAATTTTTATTAATGAAGAAAGACCTGTTACACCGACAAGTTTTTTTGAAAATTTAGGAAGTTCTTTTTCTGCAGGAGAATATTTAAATAAAATATTTAAAAATGATAAAGGTGAAAGTATTTTTTCCAATCCAAAACCTGTTGATTTAATTAAGAGAATTTGTGAAACCTCCACAAATACAAATCAAAATGATATTATTCTAGACTTCTTTGCAGGCAGTGGAACAACAGGACATGCTGTTTTGGAATTAAACAAACAAGATGGTGGTAATAGACAATTTATTTTAGTTACTAATAATGAAATAACAGATTCAAATCCAAATGGAATTGCCCTAGATGTTACTTCAAAGCGTTTAAAAAGAATCATGAGTGGAGAATGTTATGATGAAAGTAAAGATTTTAAATGGTTAGAAAAAAATACTCCTTATGGAGATAGCTTAGAAGTTAGTGAAATTCAAAGTATTGCTTCAAGCGATCATTCAGTTTTTGAAAAAATAGATGAAAAGCTTTATGGAAAAGATTTTGAAAATATCCATGATAAAATAGAATGGATATGCAAAGAATTTGAGCTAACTTGCAGAAAAATAGAAGGTGAATGA
- the lspA gene encoding signal peptidase II: MHKNLSLKFCFVFALVFILDQASKYVFLQGLEYKGKFFDLVLTYNTGVAFSMFAFLGEYLKYIQLVFILALSVYLLYQKEFLKTHLIAFAIMLSAGCSNLLDRFVHIGVVDFVFWHKWFEFAVFNFADVMINISVVLILIKEIFNKKGEKQSC, from the coding sequence ATGCATAAAAATTTGTCTTTAAAATTTTGTTTTGTTTTTGCTTTGGTTTTTATACTAGATCAAGCAAGCAAGTATGTATTTTTACAAGGACTTGAATATAAGGGCAAATTTTTTGACTTGGTTTTAACCTACAATACAGGTGTGGCTTTTTCGATGTTTGCCTTTTTAGGAGAGTATTTAAAATACATACAACTTGTTTTTATACTAGCTTTATCGGTGTATTTGCTTTACCAAAAAGAATTTTTAAAAACCCATTTAATCGCTTTTGCGATCATGCTTTCTGCTGGATGCTCAAATTTACTTGATCGCTTTGTGCATATAGGTGTGGTGGATTTTGTGTTTTGGCATAAGTGGTTTGAATTTGCTGTATTTAACTTCGCTGATGTGATGATAAATATTAGCGTGGTCTTAATTTTAATCAAAGAAATCTTTAATAAAAAAGGAGAAAAACAATCATGTTAG